A stretch of Paenibacillus sp. URB8-2 DNA encodes these proteins:
- the tsaB gene encoding tRNA (adenosine(37)-N6)-threonylcarbamoyltransferase complex dimerization subunit type 1 TsaB → MTSANEQPRKRFLALDTATASLGVAVTESGRVVHEINASGERNHSVHLLPIIGEALQASGGAEMLEGITVGVGPGSYTGTRIAVTAAKSLAWSWKLPVCGVSTLQALAWGGWNAGAGSPEEAAAESARPEGGFGPDWIVPLLDARRGQAYTALFAADGGNAPLRLAPDSIRLMADWVQSLAERLEEVKAQGERPRRLWFVGEAAVHGGADSLKPLEGAAELRVLPYDLEGRWIGFLGEARHASGDIDDVHSLIPNYTQLAEAEANLLKAGKGGVKSK, encoded by the coding sequence ATGACGAGTGCAAATGAACAGCCGCGCAAGCGGTTTTTGGCGTTGGATACGGCGACGGCATCGCTGGGCGTGGCGGTGACTGAGAGCGGCAGAGTGGTGCATGAAATCAATGCGTCGGGAGAACGCAACCATTCCGTGCATCTTCTGCCGATCATCGGGGAGGCGCTGCAGGCTTCGGGCGGCGCCGAAATGCTGGAAGGCATCACCGTCGGCGTGGGCCCGGGCTCCTATACGGGAACCCGGATTGCCGTGACGGCGGCCAAATCGCTGGCGTGGAGCTGGAAGCTCCCCGTCTGCGGCGTGTCCACCCTTCAGGCGCTGGCCTGGGGCGGCTGGAATGCCGGTGCGGGAAGCCCGGAGGAAGCCGCCGCCGAAAGCGCGCGGCCAGAAGGCGGCTTCGGGCCGGACTGGATTGTTCCGCTGCTCGACGCGCGGCGAGGGCAGGCTTATACGGCGCTGTTCGCCGCAGACGGCGGAAACGCGCCGCTGCGTCTGGCGCCGGACTCGATCCGCCTGATGGCGGACTGGGTGCAGTCCCTTGCGGAGCGCCTGGAGGAAGTGAAGGCGCAGGGTGAACGTCCCCGCCGCCTATGGTTTGTCGGCGAGGCGGCGGTGCATGGCGGGGCGGATTCGCTGAAGCCGCTTGAGGGCGCCGCCGAACTGCGCGTCCTGCCTTATGATCTAGAAGGGCGCTGGATCGGATTTCTGGGGGAAGCTCGGCACGCGTCCGGAGACATCGACGATGTGCACAGCCTGATCCCGAATTATACGCAGCTTGCGGAAGCGGAAGCGAATTTGCTTAAAGCCGGCAAAGGGGGCGTGAAATCGAAATGA
- the rimI gene encoding ribosomal protein S18-alanine N-acetyltransferase encodes MMEAEPAKGREEGLVFRLMKVEDIPDILVIEREAFTMPWTEEAFRNELTHNHFAKYMIMEFDGRIIGYAGMWAIVDEAHVTNIALLEAYRGRKWGERLLDELMKTASYLGMKSITLEVRVSNEVAQNLYRKKGFRPAGLRKGYYSDNREDAMIMWADLPSYLDM; translated from the coding sequence ATGATGGAAGCTGAACCGGCAAAAGGGCGGGAAGAAGGCCTTGTTTTTCGGCTCATGAAAGTGGAGGATATCCCGGATATTCTCGTAATCGAACGGGAAGCCTTTACGATGCCCTGGACGGAAGAAGCCTTCCGCAATGAGCTGACGCATAACCATTTTGCCAAATACATGATTATGGAATTTGACGGCCGCATTATCGGCTACGCGGGAATGTGGGCGATTGTGGATGAAGCGCATGTCACGAATATCGCGCTGCTGGAGGCGTACCGGGGGCGCAAATGGGGCGAAAGGCTGCTGGACGAGCTGATGAAGACCGCTTCCTATCTCGGGATGAAATCGATCACCCTGGAAGTGCGGGTATCAAACGAAGTCGCCCAGAATTTGTACCGCAAAAAGGGTTTCCGGCCCGCCGGACTCCGCAAAGGATATTACTCCGACAACCGCGAGGATGCGATGATTATGTGGGCGGATCTGCCCTCATATCTGGATATGTAA
- the tsaD gene encoding tRNA (adenosine(37)-N6)-threonylcarbamoyltransferase complex transferase subunit TsaD: protein MKDETGAEKPVYILAIETSCDETSAAVVKNGYEVLSNIISSQIETHRAFGGVVPEVASRKHVEVITLIVEEALARAEISPDRLDAVAVTQGPGLVGALLVGVVAAKALALAWNKPLIGTHHIAGHIYAGRLVKELKYPCMALVASGGHTELVSLESEGRFRIIGRTRDDAVGEAYDKVARALGFPYPGGPHVDKLAHEAVEAAALPRVWLEPDSYDFSLSGLKSAVLNLVNQSRMKGQEPDAAAIARGFQESVVEVLVEKAVRAVRATHARQLLLCGGVAANRGLREALTARCEDEGIELIIPPAVYCTDNAAMIGAAAYTKWRHDGGTPLDMVADPGFSLENWSVQTY from the coding sequence ATGAAGGACGAAACGGGCGCTGAAAAGCCTGTCTATATATTGGCGATTGAAACAAGCTGCGACGAGACGTCGGCGGCTGTCGTAAAGAACGGCTACGAAGTACTGTCAAACATCATTTCCAGCCAAATTGAAACCCACCGCGCTTTCGGCGGGGTAGTGCCCGAAGTGGCCTCCCGCAAGCATGTGGAGGTTATTACCCTGATCGTTGAAGAGGCGCTTGCCCGGGCGGAAATATCGCCGGATAGGCTGGACGCAGTGGCGGTAACGCAGGGCCCGGGCCTGGTCGGAGCTTTGCTGGTCGGCGTTGTGGCCGCCAAAGCGCTCGCGCTGGCCTGGAATAAGCCGCTGATCGGGACGCATCATATCGCCGGACATATTTACGCGGGCCGGCTGGTGAAGGAACTGAAGTACCCGTGCATGGCGCTGGTAGCTTCCGGAGGGCATACGGAGCTGGTCAGTCTGGAATCCGAAGGGCGCTTCCGGATCATCGGGCGCACACGCGACGACGCGGTCGGCGAGGCTTACGACAAGGTAGCCCGGGCGCTCGGGTTCCCTTATCCCGGAGGCCCGCATGTGGATAAGCTGGCGCATGAAGCGGTGGAAGCGGCGGCGCTCCCCCGGGTATGGCTGGAGCCGGACTCCTACGATTTCAGCCTCAGCGGCTTGAAGTCGGCGGTCCTGAATCTCGTGAACCAGAGCCGGATGAAAGGGCAGGAGCCCGATGCGGCAGCTATCGCCCGGGGATTTCAGGAGTCCGTCGTCGAGGTGCTGGTCGAAAAAGCCGTCCGCGCCGTCCGCGCCACCCATGCACGGCAGCTGCTGCTCTGCGGCGGGGTCGCCGCGAACCGGGGTCTGCGTGAAGCGCTGACGGCCCGCTGCGAAGATGAGGGCATCGAACTGATCATCCCTCCCGCCGTCTACTGTACGGATAACGCCGCCATGATTGGCGCTGCGGCCTACACAAAGTGGCGGCATGACGGCGGCACGCCGCTGGATATGGTAGCCGATCCCGGCTTCTCTCTTGAAAATTGGTCGGTACAGACCTATTGA
- a CDS encoding ABC-F family ATP-binding cassette domain-containing protein translates to MLLQASGITKLYGIQPVLEGINLQVNEKERVGLVGVNGAGKSTLLKILAGELSYDGGQIYKSKETTVGYLAQNSGLQSDRTIHEEMLAVFAPLIEAEAELRQLEEQIADPAAAENEKRYEELLERYAMRSDWFKDHGGYEMNTRIRSVLHGMGFGDFPADTPISTLSGGQKTRLALARILLQAPDLLMLDEPTNHLDIETLTWLEDYLRGYSGGILVVSHDRYFLDRLVTAIVEIERHESRRYTGNYSRYVDLKAAEYESRLKQYEKQQDEIAKMEEFVQRNIVRASTTKRAQSRRKALEKMDRIDRPPGELKKANFSFEPAFHSGREVLQVREVAVAFGEGDPLFKHASFELRRGETAALIGPNGIGKSTLLQCLIGTREPSAGSVNWGAKVKIGYYDQEQTRLNPKNTVLEELWSEYPMLEEARIRTILGNFLFSGEDVQKKIAALSGGEKARVALSKLMLRGANMLILDEPTNHLDLVSREVLESALIDFEGTLLFISHDRYFLNKMAERVLELHPDGINPYLGNYDDYIAKKGELEDLASEDAGSVASSPSNSAERGGAAADKGGAASYETDKQAKREERGRQRRLTELENAIAKLEEDIAAIETEMTKPEIYQDYMALQEHERDLNEKKQRLAEFFSEWEVLADDAN, encoded by the coding sequence ATGCTTCTTCAAGCGTCAGGAATCACGAAATTATATGGCATCCAGCCCGTGCTGGAAGGCATCAACCTGCAGGTAAACGAGAAAGAACGGGTCGGGCTCGTCGGCGTCAACGGAGCCGGCAAGTCGACCCTGCTTAAAATTTTGGCCGGAGAGCTGTCCTATGACGGCGGTCAAATTTATAAATCCAAGGAAACGACGGTCGGGTATCTGGCCCAGAACAGCGGGCTGCAGTCTGACCGCACCATTCATGAGGAAATGCTGGCCGTATTCGCGCCCCTAATCGAGGCGGAGGCCGAACTGCGGCAGCTTGAGGAACAAATTGCCGATCCGGCAGCGGCGGAGAACGAGAAACGCTATGAGGAGCTGCTTGAACGATATGCCATGCGGTCGGACTGGTTCAAGGACCACGGCGGCTATGAAATGAATACGCGCATCCGCAGCGTACTTCATGGAATGGGCTTCGGGGACTTCCCTGCCGACACGCCGATTTCGACCTTAAGCGGAGGGCAGAAGACCCGCCTCGCGCTCGCCCGCATCCTGCTCCAGGCTCCCGACCTGCTGATGCTGGACGAACCGACCAACCATTTGGACATCGAAACGCTGACCTGGCTGGAGGACTATCTGCGCGGTTATTCCGGCGGCATACTGGTCGTATCCCATGACCGCTATTTTCTTGACCGGCTGGTGACGGCCATTGTGGAAATCGAACGGCATGAGTCCCGCCGGTATACGGGCAATTACAGCCGCTATGTGGATCTCAAGGCCGCCGAGTATGAGAGCAGGCTCAAACAGTACGAGAAGCAGCAGGACGAGATCGCCAAGATGGAGGAATTCGTGCAGCGCAACATCGTGCGGGCCTCCACAACGAAACGGGCGCAGAGCCGGCGCAAGGCGCTGGAAAAAATGGACCGGATCGATCGGCCGCCCGGCGAGCTGAAAAAAGCGAACTTTTCCTTCGAACCGGCGTTTCATTCAGGCAGGGAAGTGCTGCAGGTCAGGGAAGTCGCCGTAGCCTTCGGAGAGGGCGATCCTCTGTTCAAGCATGCGTCCTTCGAACTTCGCCGCGGCGAGACAGCCGCCCTGATCGGTCCGAACGGCATCGGCAAGTCGACTCTGCTGCAATGCCTGATCGGCACCCGCGAACCGTCCGCCGGAAGCGTGAACTGGGGAGCCAAGGTGAAGATCGGCTACTACGACCAGGAACAGACCCGGCTGAATCCGAAGAATACTGTACTGGAGGAGCTCTGGAGCGAATATCCGATGCTGGAGGAGGCGCGAATCCGGACGATTCTCGGCAATTTCCTGTTCAGCGGCGAAGATGTGCAGAAGAAAATAGCCGCGCTCAGCGGCGGCGAGAAAGCGCGGGTGGCGCTCTCCAAGCTAATGCTGCGGGGCGCGAACATGCTTATTCTCGACGAACCGACCAACCATCTCGACCTTGTCAGCCGCGAGGTGCTCGAATCCGCGCTGATCGATTTTGAAGGAACCCTGCTCTTTATCTCCCATGACCGTTATTTCCTGAATAAAATGGCCGAGCGTGTGCTGGAGCTTCATCCGGACGGAATCAACCCTTATCTCGGAAATTACGACGACTATATCGCGAAAAAAGGAGAACTGGAGGATCTCGCCAGCGAGGATGCCGGGAGTGTGGCGTCTTCTCCTTCGAATAGCGCTGAAAGAGGGGGGGCAGCTGCCGATAAAGGAGGCGCCGCTTCATACGAAACCGACAAACAGGCCAAACGCGAGGAACGGGGCCGTCAGCGGCGGCTGACCGAACTGGAGAACGCTATCGCCAAGCTGGAAGAAGACATCGCGGCAATCGAAACGGAGATGACGAAGCCGGAGATTTACCAGGACTATATGGCGCTGCAGGAGCATGAACGGGATTTAAATGAAAAAAAACAGCGGCTCGCCGAATTTTTTAGCGAATGGGAAGTTCTGGCTGACGATGCGAATTAG
- a CDS encoding 5-formyltetrahydrofolate cyclo-ligase: protein MDLQLPAYKRALRRSAASVRDGIPPRRREELSSLVCRHAWRLLDETCADSLMVYVPFRSELDTRPLIERCWKEGRRVILPRVHGDSGELSLHGVESWSELAQGMFGIPEPAETYSVIEEGSEPPVVFVPGLAFDARGGRLGYGRGYYDRLRARLSGAAAPGTQKNSVWIGLAYGAQILPEVPMEAHDAFMDMLITEKGILHCTAEGKGVDARWS, encoded by the coding sequence GTGGACTTGCAGCTTCCCGCCTACAAGCGCGCGCTGCGCCGAAGCGCCGCCTCTGTCCGTGACGGAATACCTCCGCGGCGAAGAGAGGAGTTGTCCTCGCTCGTATGCCGCCATGCATGGAGATTGCTGGATGAGACTTGCGCGGACTCGCTTATGGTCTACGTTCCGTTCCGCTCCGAGCTGGATACGCGCCCTTTGATTGAGCGGTGCTGGAAGGAGGGGCGCAGAGTCATTCTCCCCCGCGTCCATGGCGATTCCGGGGAGCTGTCCCTGCACGGCGTAGAATCATGGAGCGAGCTTGCCCAGGGAATGTTCGGCATTCCGGAGCCCGCGGAGACCTATTCTGTAATCGAGGAAGGAAGCGAGCCGCCGGTAGTTTTCGTTCCGGGTCTGGCCTTTGATGCCAGGGGAGGGCGGCTTGGATACGGCCGTGGCTATTATGACCGGCTGCGGGCCCGCCTTTCCGGAGCCGCGGCGCCCGGCACGCAGAAGAATTCGGTGTGGATCGGCCTCGCTTACGGAGCGCAGATCTTGCCCGAGGTGCCCATGGAAGCCCATGACGCTTTTATGGACATGCTGATTACCGAGAAAGGAATACTGCACTGCACTGCCGAAGGAAAGGGGGTTGACGCAAGATGGAGTTGA
- the moaC gene encoding cyclic pyranopterin monophosphate synthase MoaC — MELTHFNGQGRARMVDVSDKEVTKREATAQSKVTMAPETLDAIKAGAVGKGDVLAVAQVAGIMAAKKTADWIPMCHPLPLTGIDIRFSDNTKDELYIEATVKTTGRTGVEMEALTAVSAAALTVYDMCKALQKDMIIGPTLLASKTGGKNGDYAREEA; from the coding sequence ATGGAGTTGACGCATTTCAACGGTCAGGGAAGAGCCCGCATGGTTGACGTGAGCGACAAGGAAGTGACCAAGCGCGAGGCGACCGCGCAGAGCAAGGTGACGATGGCGCCGGAAACGCTGGACGCTATCAAAGCCGGAGCCGTCGGCAAAGGCGATGTGCTTGCCGTCGCCCAGGTCGCCGGCATTATGGCCGCCAAGAAGACGGCCGACTGGATACCGATGTGCCATCCGCTGCCTTTAACGGGCATCGATATCCGATTTTCGGACAACACCAAAGATGAACTATATATAGAAGCGACAGTTAAGACCACCGGCAGGACGGGAGTTGAAATGGAGGCGCTGACAGCCGTCTCCGCCGCCGCGCTGACGGTGTATGACATGTGCAAGGCCCTGCAAAAGGACATGATCATCGGGCCGACGCTGCTTGCGTCCAAGACCGGCGGCAAGAACGGCGACTATGCACGGGAAGAAGCGTAG
- a CDS encoding MogA/MoaB family molybdenum cofactor biosynthesis protein encodes MAWKTAILTASDKGARGEREDTSAQVIRELVEEELGGEIVEYRIVPDEPDEIIAALIELTDYFQADLVLTTGGTELAIRDVTPEATRRVVEREVPGMSEAMRSTVMQKNRAAMLFRGICGIRGRTLIVNLPGTPKGVHEHLAAIMDQLPEALLMVTGQYRQ; translated from the coding sequence ATGGCGTGGAAGACAGCAATCCTGACGGCCAGCGACAAGGGGGCCCGGGGCGAGCGGGAGGATACGAGCGCCCAAGTCATCCGCGAACTGGTGGAGGAGGAGCTTGGAGGAGAGATCGTAGAGTACCGGATTGTTCCCGATGAGCCGGATGAAATTATTGCGGCTCTCATCGAATTGACCGATTACTTTCAGGCCGATCTGGTGCTGACCACAGGCGGCACCGAGCTGGCGATCCGGGACGTGACGCCGGAAGCGACGCGCCGGGTTGTTGAACGGGAAGTGCCGGGTATGTCGGAGGCGATGCGCAGTACGGTGATGCAGAAGAATCGCGCCGCCATGCTGTTCCGGGGGATCTGCGGCATCCGCGGCCGAACGCTGATCGTCAATCTTCCGGGCACGCCGAAGGGTGTGCATGAGCATTTAGCCGCCATTATGGATCAACTGCCGGAGGCGCTGCTGATGGTGACCGGACAATACCGGCAGTAA
- the tatA gene encoding twin-arginine translocase TatA/TatE family subunit, with translation MLNGIGAPGIILLVILALLLFGPNKLPELGRAVGRTFREFKEGTRDMIADSEPEVKSEAPAPAAQKAPVSLEKRLPE, from the coding sequence ATGTTAAACGGTATTGGGGCTCCGGGTATTATACTGCTTGTCATTCTGGCGCTGCTGCTCTTTGGTCCGAACAAGCTGCCCGAATTGGGCCGTGCAGTTGGAAGAACCTTCCGTGAGTTCAAGGAAGGGACCCGCGATATGATTGCCGACTCCGAGCCGGAGGTCAAGAGCGAAGCTCCTGCACCGGCGGCGCAGAAGGCACCCGTTTCCCTGGAGAAGCGTTTGCCCGAATAA
- the tatC gene encoding twin-arginine translocase subunit TatC: MTVVEHLTELRRRIVYVLVVFVIGLVGGLFCAKPVYEYLIHADMAQGFVLHAFAFWDGIGMYMKIAMAVSLTVSVPFIVYQLWAFVSPALRPAERSAALRYVPYALVLFVAGLLFAYYIVFPMALSFTVSVTRDLGLEETYGIAQYFNFMFSLVLPMALLFELPLIVMFLTKIRLLNPLRLRKVRRYAYFALVFIAVVITPPDFISDFLVTVPLLVLYEFSVFLSAVVYRKQLAADAALEARYAAGDHA; the protein is encoded by the coding sequence ATGACGGTAGTCGAGCATCTCACGGAGCTGCGCAGAAGAATCGTATACGTGCTGGTCGTCTTTGTAATCGGCCTGGTTGGCGGGCTGTTCTGCGCGAAGCCGGTCTATGAGTATCTGATCCATGCCGACATGGCTCAGGGCTTCGTGCTGCACGCATTCGCTTTCTGGGACGGCATCGGCATGTACATGAAGATTGCCATGGCCGTGTCGCTAACGGTATCCGTACCGTTCATCGTCTATCAGTTATGGGCGTTCGTCAGTCCCGCTCTGCGGCCGGCGGAACGGAGTGCAGCCCTGCGGTATGTGCCGTATGCGCTTGTTCTGTTTGTGGCCGGTCTTCTCTTCGCTTATTATATCGTGTTCCCGATGGCGCTTTCCTTCACCGTCTCGGTTACACGCGATTTGGGACTGGAGGAGACATACGGCATTGCGCAGTATTTCAATTTTATGTTCAGCCTGGTGCTGCCGATGGCGCTGCTGTTCGAACTGCCGCTGATCGTCATGTTCCTGACCAAGATCCGGCTTCTGAACCCGCTCCGGCTGCGCAAAGTGCGGCGCTATGCCTATTTTGCGCTGGTCTTTATCGCCGTGGTCATCACGCCGCCCGATTTCATCTCGGATTTTCTGGTCACCGTTCCTCTGCTCGTTCTCTACGAATTCAGCGTGTTTCTGTCCGCGGTTGTTTACCGCAAGCAGCTTGCCGCTGACGCGGCGCTGGAGGCAAGATACGCAGCAGGCGACCATGCCTGA
- the groES gene encoding co-chaperone GroES → MIKPLGERVLVEPIEQEETTSFGIVLPDSAKEKPQEGKIVAVGSGALKDGVRVPLEVKEGDRVIFSKYAGTEIKYEGKEYLIMKESDIHAILG, encoded by the coding sequence ATGATCAAACCTTTAGGTGAACGCGTATTGGTGGAACCGATCGAGCAGGAGGAAACGACTTCGTTCGGAATCGTGCTTCCGGACTCGGCCAAGGAGAAGCCGCAGGAAGGTAAAATCGTGGCCGTGGGCAGCGGCGCTCTGAAAGACGGAGTTCGTGTACCGCTGGAAGTGAAGGAAGGCGACCGCGTTATTTTCTCGAAGTATGCAGGAACCGAAATCAAATATGAAGGCAAAGAGTATTTGATTATGAAAGAAAGCGACATTCACGCGATTCTGGGTTAA
- the groL gene encoding chaperonin GroEL (60 kDa chaperone family; promotes refolding of misfolded polypeptides especially under stressful conditions; forms two stacked rings of heptamers to form a barrel-shaped 14mer; ends can be capped by GroES; misfolded proteins enter the barrel where they are refolded when GroES binds) codes for MAKDIKFSEDARRAMLRGVDALANAVKVTLGPKGRNVVLEKKFGSPLITNDGVTIAKEIELEDAFENMGAQLVKEVATKTNDVAGDGTTTATVLAQALIREGLKNVTAGASPIGLRKGIDKAVKAAVAELQKISKPIENKQSIAQVAAISAADDEVGQLIAEAMEKVGKDGVITVEESRGFLTELEVVEGMQFDRGYISPYMITDTDKMEAVLDNPYILITDKKISSTQEILPLLEKIVQQARPLVIIAEDIEGEAQAMLIVNKLRGTFNAVAVKAPGFGDRREAMLQDIAALTGGQVITEKLGLDLKSATVEQLGNARQVRVTKENTTIVDGSGAKEDIQARVSQIRAQLEETTSEFDKEKLQERLAKLSGGVAVVKVGAATETELKERKLRIEDALNATRAAVEEGIVSGGGTALVNVYAAVAAVEATGDEKTGVNIVLRSLEEPIRTIAANAGQEGSVIVERLKKEEIGVGYNAATDEWVNMIDAGIVDPAKVTRSALQHAASVAGLFLTTEAVIADKPEPEKGGAPDMGGMGGMGGMM; via the coding sequence ATGGCAAAAGATATCAAGTTCAGTGAAGACGCCCGCCGCGCTATGCTGCGTGGGGTAGACGCTTTGGCAAATGCGGTTAAAGTGACGCTCGGACCAAAAGGCCGCAACGTGGTGCTGGAGAAGAAATTCGGCAGCCCGCTGATCACGAACGACGGCGTTACGATCGCCAAGGAAATCGAACTGGAAGACGCATTCGAGAACATGGGCGCTCAGCTGGTTAAAGAAGTTGCTACCAAAACTAACGACGTAGCCGGTGACGGTACGACTACTGCTACCGTACTTGCTCAAGCCCTGATCCGCGAAGGTCTGAAGAACGTGACTGCCGGTGCCAGCCCAATCGGACTGCGCAAAGGTATCGACAAAGCGGTTAAAGCGGCTGTAGCCGAACTGCAAAAGATCTCCAAACCGATCGAAAACAAACAATCCATTGCTCAAGTTGCGGCTATCTCAGCAGCCGACGACGAAGTAGGCCAACTGATTGCTGAAGCGATGGAAAAAGTGGGCAAGGACGGCGTTATCACCGTTGAAGAATCCCGCGGCTTCCTGACCGAGCTTGAAGTGGTAGAAGGCATGCAGTTCGACCGCGGATACATCTCCCCGTACATGATTACTGATACGGATAAAATGGAAGCTGTGCTGGATAACCCTTACATCCTCATCACCGACAAAAAAATCAGCAGCACGCAAGAAATCCTGCCGCTGCTTGAAAAAATCGTACAACAAGCCAGACCGCTTGTTATTATCGCCGAAGACATCGAAGGCGAAGCTCAAGCGATGCTGATCGTGAACAAACTGCGCGGAACGTTCAACGCTGTTGCCGTTAAAGCTCCTGGCTTTGGCGACCGCCGCGAAGCGATGCTGCAGGATATTGCCGCTCTGACCGGCGGCCAAGTCATCACCGAGAAGCTCGGTCTTGACCTGAAAAGCGCGACTGTCGAGCAGCTCGGTAACGCCCGTCAAGTGCGCGTAACGAAAGAGAACACAACCATTGTTGACGGAAGCGGCGCGAAGGAAGACATTCAAGCCCGCGTCAGCCAAATCCGCGCCCAACTGGAAGAAACAACTTCCGAGTTCGACAAGGAGAAGCTGCAAGAGCGTCTGGCGAAGCTGTCCGGCGGCGTAGCCGTTGTCAAAGTCGGCGCCGCTACTGAAACCGAACTGAAAGAGCGCAAGCTGCGTATTGAAGACGCCCTGAACGCTACCCGCGCTGCGGTAGAAGAAGGTATCGTATCCGGCGGCGGCACCGCGCTGGTTAACGTATATGCTGCCGTAGCCGCTGTTGAAGCGACAGGCGACGAGAAAACCGGAGTGAACATCGTGCTCCGCTCCCTGGAAGAGCCGATCCGCACGATCGCCGCGAATGCGGGTCAAGAAGGCTCCGTTATCGTTGAGCGTCTGAAGAAAGAAGAAATCGGCGTAGGCTACAACGCCGCTACCGACGAGTGGGTCAACATGATCGACGCCGGTATCGTTGACCCTGCGAAGGTAACCCGCTCCGCGCTGCAGCATGCTGCATCCGTAGCCGGCCTGTTCCTGACCACCGAAGCGGTTATCGCCGACAAGCCTGAGCCTGAAAAAGGCGGCGCGCCTGACATGGGCGGCATGGGCGGTATGGGCGGCATGATGTAA
- a CDS encoding GntR family transcriptional regulator: MNSSVMRTRRLSKDNTYFALKQKIIDSELKPDENVHEESLAALLGVSRTPLREAIQRLENEEFLVRQPNGRLKVAPVTMEEVKEIFLIRSMLEGYIAKSAAKNATDKDIQNLTAMIGNIKQSFQSGESQDFVSYGFEFHDYLSEMSDLKTFVKILNHLRDHSLRYCRFVSLHGDWNKQADEEHNLILQMIADRNEDGAEKAMQEHILSSLSAALERIKGIQANRED, translated from the coding sequence ATGAACAGTTCTGTTATGCGAACACGCAGGTTATCCAAGGATAATACTTATTTTGCGTTAAAACAAAAAATTATTGATAGCGAGTTAAAGCCCGACGAAAATGTACATGAAGAAAGTTTGGCAGCTTTATTGGGAGTTAGCCGCACTCCACTAAGAGAGGCTATCCAAAGGTTGGAGAATGAGGAGTTTCTCGTCCGGCAGCCGAATGGCAGGTTGAAAGTGGCGCCAGTGACAATGGAAGAGGTTAAAGAAATCTTTCTTATTCGCAGCATGCTGGAAGGTTATATTGCCAAGAGTGCGGCCAAAAATGCTACGGATAAAGATATTCAAAATTTAACGGCTATGATTGGGAATATTAAACAGTCGTTTCAGTCAGGCGAGAGTCAGGATTTTGTTTCATATGGCTTTGAGTTCCATGATTATTTATCTGAAATGAGTGATCTTAAAACCTTTGTGAAAATCTTGAATCATCTAAGAGATCATTCGCTTCGCTATTGTCGGTTTGTTTCGCTGCATGGGGATTGGAACAAGCAGGCAGATGAAGAACATAACCTTATCTTACAAATGATAGCCGACAGAAATGAAGACGGCGCTGAAAAAGCGATGCAGGAACATATATTAAGCAGTCTATCCGCTGCATTGGAGAGAATAAAAGGAATTCAAGCAAACAGAGAGGATTGA